The proteins below come from a single Corynebacterium cystitidis genomic window:
- the uxaC gene encoding glucuronate isomerase: protein MSTSHASHPDRLLPADPGTRDIARRLLAHVEDLPIISPHGHLEAQMFVDDEPFTNPTELLISPDHYLTRVLHSVGYELSELGVGGHECDPREAWRIFCTNWPLYTGTATGYWVEQEFEHVFGINPDRISGENADELYDELDEILKRPDFRPRALADTFNLEVLATTDDPLDDLQAHKALADDASFTPRVLPTFRPDAYTKFYNAHFADNVEKLIDLHGGGKTGYEGYLEALRDRRQFFKEAGGTSTDHGTHDAETTPLDAAEAAALFDKGRNGTWTREEAQAFEANMTFRMAEMAQDDGLVMTLHPGSYRNHSTSTFEKYGADVGHDIPFQMEYTNALQPLLSTFGENKDFNFVIFTMDETTFSREIAPLAGYYPAVYAGAPWWFIDEIDAMNRFRQYTTGTTGFSRYSGFIDDTRAYCSIPARHNTSRRVEANYLARLVAEHRITEDRAAEIIVDLIDASPRRVFKL, encoded by the coding sequence ATGAGTACATCACATGCATCCCACCCAGACCGCCTCCTACCGGCCGATCCGGGCACCCGCGACATCGCGCGCCGCCTCCTGGCCCACGTGGAGGACCTCCCCATCATCTCCCCGCACGGACACCTGGAAGCCCAGATGTTCGTCGACGACGAGCCGTTCACCAACCCCACCGAACTGCTGATTTCCCCTGACCACTACCTCACCCGCGTGCTCCACTCCGTCGGCTATGAGCTCTCCGAACTCGGCGTCGGTGGCCACGAGTGCGACCCGCGTGAGGCATGGCGCATCTTCTGCACCAACTGGCCGCTCTACACCGGAACCGCCACCGGCTACTGGGTTGAGCAGGAATTCGAGCACGTCTTCGGCATCAACCCGGACCGCATCTCCGGCGAAAACGCTGACGAGCTCTACGACGAACTCGATGAGATCCTGAAGCGCCCCGACTTCCGCCCACGAGCGCTGGCTGACACCTTCAACTTGGAAGTTCTCGCCACCACCGACGACCCGTTGGATGACCTCCAGGCGCACAAAGCACTTGCCGACGATGCCTCCTTCACCCCACGGGTCCTGCCCACCTTCCGGCCTGATGCGTACACGAAGTTCTATAACGCACACTTTGCGGACAACGTCGAAAAGCTCATTGACCTCCACGGTGGGGGCAAAACCGGATACGAAGGCTACCTTGAGGCACTGCGAGACCGTCGTCAGTTCTTCAAGGAAGCCGGCGGCACGTCCACCGACCACGGCACCCACGATGCGGAAACCACTCCGCTGGACGCAGCCGAAGCAGCAGCACTGTTCGACAAGGGCCGCAATGGTACCTGGACCCGTGAGGAAGCCCAAGCTTTCGAGGCGAACATGACCTTCCGCATGGCGGAGATGGCCCAAGACGACGGCCTGGTCATGACACTGCATCCAGGCTCCTACCGCAACCACTCCACCTCCACCTTTGAAAAGTACGGCGCGGACGTGGGCCACGACATCCCATTCCAGATGGAATACACCAATGCCCTACAGCCGCTGCTGAGCACCTTCGGTGAGAACAAGGACTTCAACTTCGTCATCTTCACCATGGACGAGACCACATTCTCCCGTGAGATCGCCCCACTGGCCGGCTACTACCCTGCTGTGTACGCGGGCGCACCATGGTGGTTCATTGACGAAATCGATGCGATGAACCGTTTCCGCCAGTACACCACCGGCACCACCGGGTTTAGCCGCTACTCCGGGTTCATCGACGACACCCGCGCATACTGTTCCATCCCTGCGCGCCACAACACCTCACGCCGCGTGGAAGCCAACTACCTAGCCCGGCTGGTAGCAGAGCACCGCATCACCGAGGACCGCGCCGCCGAAATCATCGTTGACCTGATCGACGCTTCCCCAAGGAGGGTTTTCAAGCTATGA
- a CDS encoding LacI family DNA-binding transcriptional regulator gives MGIEATGSVTIYDIAEAAGVSPSTVSRAFSRPDRVSFSTAEKIRRIAEELGYRTKLETRNSVRTTKDTVGFIAADLSNPFFVEVLRGAAHAGWVEDVWIHASDVQESPERSRSAVDKLIDHVDGLLLASARLSNSEIQKIARTVPTVVINRPVNGVPSVLVDSYDGSIRLAAHLADQGAQSITYLSWPEESWMDSMRWRGLREATGGGAGDDSPLFTRHIPLSDDRLAAVSKMTASKITLAAPTASGGRRAFIDWKSHPTDAVACFNDMVAVGFLHQAALDGVHVPGDVLVAGFDNNEAAQLSTPSLTTVAGPLRSVGRVAAANLIALVQGVKKPMAKPRVLPTRLIVRESTAIKKSH, from the coding sequence ATGGGCATTGAGGCGACGGGGTCCGTCACTATTTACGATATCGCCGAGGCGGCGGGTGTGAGCCCGTCGACGGTGTCGCGCGCTTTTTCGCGCCCTGATCGCGTCAGTTTCTCCACAGCCGAAAAGATCCGCCGGATCGCAGAAGAGCTGGGCTACCGCACCAAACTTGAGACGCGAAATTCGGTGCGGACCACAAAAGATACCGTAGGGTTCATCGCGGCAGATTTGAGCAACCCCTTTTTCGTCGAGGTGTTGCGTGGCGCCGCGCACGCGGGGTGGGTCGAAGATGTGTGGATTCACGCCAGTGATGTCCAAGAATCGCCGGAACGTTCACGGTCGGCCGTCGATAAGCTCATCGACCATGTCGATGGCCTGTTGTTGGCATCAGCGCGCCTGTCCAACTCGGAGATCCAAAAGATTGCGCGCACCGTGCCCACCGTAGTGATTAACCGCCCTGTTAACGGGGTGCCCAGCGTGCTCGTCGATAGCTACGATGGCTCCATCCGGCTGGCTGCGCATCTGGCCGACCAGGGCGCGCAAAGCATCACCTACCTGTCGTGGCCGGAAGAATCCTGGATGGATTCGATGCGGTGGCGCGGCTTGCGCGAGGCCACTGGCGGTGGCGCGGGCGACGACTCACCGCTTTTTACCAGGCATATTCCGCTTTCCGACGATCGCCTGGCTGCTGTTTCGAAGATGACGGCCTCAAAGATCACGCTCGCGGCCCCAACGGCGAGCGGCGGGCGCCGTGCTTTCATCGACTGGAAGTCTCACCCTACGGATGCGGTGGCATGTTTTAACGACATGGTTGCGGTCGGATTTCTCCACCAGGCGGCACTAGACGGCGTGCACGTTCCAGGCGATGTGTTAGTGGCTGGTTTCGATAACAATGAGGCCGCTCAGCTGTCCACTCCGAGCTTAACGACGGTTGCCGGGCCACTGCGATCTGTGGGGCGTGTGGCGGCGGCAAACCTGATTGCTTTAGTCCAGGGCGTGAAAAAGCCGATGGCAAAGCCACGCGTGCTGCCTACACGGTTGATTGTGCGGGAATCCACTGCGATCAAGAAATCCCACTAA
- a CDS encoding L,D-transpeptidase has product MLVFFVVVSTTACTTDPQSSPADATAAAADGAQETAVPPEPPTFSVKDGAEDVDPSAPVTVVSDVGLESVEMTNENGKVVEDKLSADGKKWSTAEVLGYNRTYTIEATDTEGQTETITFSTPTPSYTTGVALGPLEGSTVGVGQAITFRFPSAPKDREAVEEAIEVKTSNDTEGGFYWIDPHELRWRPAEFWEPGTKVTVNADIYGLNMGEGLYGAEDNATSFTIGKDVRGVVDDATKTMTVYENGAVVREIPISLGRDGTRWATPNGIYVVGDEHESLVMDSSTFGYAVEDGGYVTPVSHATQMSYSGIYIHGAPWAVGALGSYNQSHGCINMTIDDAAWIQQMLKRGDPITVQNTTAGTLPGTDGLGYWNIDWETWKKGNTDTGSAY; this is encoded by the coding sequence ATGCTCGTTTTCTTCGTGGTGGTATCAACCACAGCGTGCACTACTGATCCCCAATCTAGTCCCGCCGATGCGACCGCAGCAGCAGCCGATGGTGCTCAAGAAACTGCCGTCCCACCTGAACCACCAACCTTCTCAGTCAAAGATGGTGCCGAAGATGTAGACCCGTCAGCTCCTGTGACTGTGGTCTCTGATGTGGGCCTCGAATCGGTGGAGATGACAAACGAAAACGGCAAAGTAGTTGAGGATAAGCTGAGCGCAGACGGCAAGAAGTGGTCCACTGCGGAAGTGTTGGGATATAACCGCACGTACACCATTGAGGCCACGGACACTGAGGGGCAAACGGAGACGATTACCTTTTCTACCCCCACTCCGAGTTACACCACGGGTGTGGCGCTAGGCCCGTTGGAAGGGTCAACGGTGGGTGTTGGGCAGGCTATCACGTTCCGCTTCCCCTCGGCACCGAAAGACCGAGAGGCGGTAGAAGAGGCCATCGAGGTCAAGACGTCTAATGACACCGAGGGCGGTTTCTACTGGATTGACCCGCACGAGCTGCGCTGGCGTCCGGCTGAATTTTGGGAGCCCGGTACGAAAGTCACCGTCAACGCCGATATCTATGGTCTGAACATGGGGGAGGGCTTGTACGGTGCGGAGGACAACGCGACGAGCTTTACCATCGGCAAGGATGTTCGCGGTGTTGTCGACGACGCGACGAAGACGATGACGGTATATGAAAACGGTGCGGTGGTTCGTGAAATCCCGATTTCGCTGGGCCGTGACGGTACGCGATGGGCGACCCCGAATGGTATTTATGTGGTGGGTGATGAGCATGAGTCGCTAGTAATGGATTCCTCCACCTTCGGCTACGCGGTGGAGGATGGCGGCTATGTCACCCCGGTAAGTCATGCGACCCAGATGAGTTATTCCGGCATCTATATTCACGGTGCGCCATGGGCGGTGGGCGCATTGGGCAGTTACAACCAGTCCCATGGCTGTATCAATATGACTATTGATGATGCCGCGTGGATCCAGCAGATGTTGAAACGTGGTGACCCAATCACGGTGCAAAACACTACCGCCGGTACCCTGCCAGGTACGGACGGTTTGGGCTACTGGAATATTGATTGGGAGACATGGAAGAAAGGCAACACCGACACCGGTTCGGCATATTAA
- a CDS encoding MsnO8 family LLM class oxidoreductase: protein MRFSVLDRAQAIVGDSDADALKRTLDHARYVEDLGFSRFFVAEHHGVPGIAGSAPTVLAAAVAAQTSSIRVGTAGIMLPAHQPVVAAEQIAVLEALFPGRIDAGVGNSVGFTQPVRDALRQGDPTELKAAFPADVAELLAYLRGEAEITARPANAGATPVWLLAGFKSVLTAAQLGVNVIVGGPSLFDRGAQRGDCASGGAQRGDCASGGAQRHPYLECYREIHPAGQAIVSVDIAVAETREAARELLMPQIVAGVLSRTTGSFDALDPRASRVRLTATQRARVDESLAMSIFGSPEQVRDELGQLCEFCGVDEVLVTGGMADIAGQRHSEKLLAEMMD from the coding sequence ATGCGTTTCTCCGTTCTTGACCGGGCCCAGGCCATCGTCGGCGACAGTGACGCAGACGCTTTAAAACGAACACTTGACCACGCCCGCTATGTTGAGGATTTGGGGTTTAGCCGTTTCTTTGTAGCTGAGCATCATGGGGTGCCGGGGATTGCAGGGTCTGCTCCGACTGTGTTGGCTGCTGCTGTGGCGGCGCAGACGTCGTCGATACGCGTAGGGACTGCCGGGATCATGCTGCCTGCGCACCAGCCTGTGGTGGCTGCGGAGCAGATCGCGGTGTTGGAGGCGTTGTTCCCGGGGCGGATTGATGCTGGGGTTGGGAATTCGGTGGGATTTACTCAGCCGGTGCGTGACGCGTTGCGCCAGGGCGACCCGACCGAATTGAAGGCCGCGTTTCCCGCTGATGTTGCGGAGTTGTTGGCGTATTTGCGTGGCGAGGCCGAGATTACTGCCCGGCCTGCCAACGCCGGTGCTACGCCTGTGTGGCTGTTGGCTGGTTTTAAATCGGTGCTCACGGCTGCCCAGCTGGGCGTGAATGTGATTGTAGGCGGGCCGAGCCTTTTTGACCGTGGCGCGCAGCGCGGTGATTGCGCTTCCGGTGGCGCGCAGCGCGGTGATTGTGCTTCCGGTGGCGCGCAGCGCCACCCGTATCTTGAGTGCTACCGCGAGATTCACCCCGCTGGCCAGGCCATCGTGTCTGTAGATATCGCGGTGGCTGAGACTAGGGAAGCCGCCCGGGAGTTGCTGATGCCGCAGATCGTCGCCGGTGTTCTGTCACGCACCACGGGCTCTTTTGATGCGTTGGACCCACGGGCTTCGCGTGTGCGTTTGACAGCTACGCAGCGTGCGCGTGTCGACGAGAGCCTGGCCATGAGCATTTTTGGCAGCCCGGAGCAGGTGCGCGATGAACTTGGCCAACTGTGTGAATTTTGTGGGGTAGACGAGGTGCTGGTCACCGGCGGGATGGCAGATATAGCTGGCCAGCGCCACAGCGAAAAACTACTGGCCGAGATGATGGACTAA
- a CDS encoding ADP-ribosylglycohydrolase family protein, with product MLLGAATGDAFGGPFEFLYSETVVQYSLGIMHGADQENTVMSHWGAVMPAGTWSDDTSMAVATMESIIRTGGELNFTDLMNQFVAWLEQGKYCAIDRPFGLG from the coding sequence ATGCTTCTCGGGGCTGCCACCGGTGATGCCTTTGGGGGACCTTTCGAGTTTCTCTACTCTGAGACTGTGGTGCAGTATTCACTAGGCATCATGCACGGAGCCGACCAAGAAAACACGGTCATGTCCCACTGGGGTGCCGTGATGCCAGCAGGCACCTGGAGTGATGACACCTCAATGGCTGTAGCAACAATGGAATCCATCATTCGCACTGGTGGTGAGCTAAACTTCACCGACCTAATGAATCAATTCGTAGCGTGGCTGGAACAGGGAAAATACTGCGCAATCGACCGGCCATTTGGGTTGGGCTAA
- a CDS encoding restriction endonuclease — protein sequence MESRLLDRLHRRSPEGFEKFLLYFLRRYGLQLIHIGGSGNEGIDGIGTAPLGPVLSLRVAVQIKRYDPNGKPIGRDTVVLL from the coding sequence GTGGAAAGCCGGCTCCTAGACCGACTTCACCGACGGTCGCCGGAGGGGTTTGAAAAATTTCTCCTCTACTTCCTGCGCCGCTACGGCCTTCAGCTGATCCATATCGGCGGAAGCGGGAACGAAGGCATCGACGGCATCGGCACCGCCCCACTGGGCCCGGTGCTCTCTTTGCGGGTGGCGGTCCAAATCAAACGCTACGACCCCAACGGCAAACCCATCGGGCGTGACACCGTAGTCCTGCTCTAG
- a CDS encoding type IV toxin-antitoxin system AbiEi family antitoxin domain-containing protein, which yields MKITEATEIVLDLASQQWGMVTTAQAKKAGVPAVMLGRLVDKAVLERVRSGVYVSTSAGWSAATEIRAQWLALEPTTMAADRLQTGPIAVVSHESAAELHRIGDLDSPHICFTVPSRRQTRQPEVIFRIAELDDADWTVVDGLPVTTAVRTLIDLARAGHEPEHLTDVIGDIFRRRTATHTEITDALVDIAEILAITPATAEGAQAWLEERFPTPAPSPQSARILQETMAHAQASLPEPSPQQMRIMQESMEKVLAPLQKQLGSVLDAITAHPAVLCLLAQAADDGASRPALRQVVDAAKAYDSVFDGLPAHLFPNVDRQDPLGGESNQDEDADE from the coding sequence ATGAAGATCACAGAGGCGACGGAGATCGTTCTTGACCTCGCCTCCCAGCAGTGGGGGATGGTCACCACAGCCCAGGCCAAGAAGGCCGGGGTGCCGGCCGTCATGCTCGGTCGCCTGGTGGATAAAGCTGTCCTCGAGCGGGTGCGCTCCGGGGTGTATGTCTCCACCTCCGCCGGCTGGTCAGCGGCCACCGAGATTCGGGCGCAGTGGCTGGCCCTGGAACCGACGACCATGGCCGCCGACCGCCTCCAGACAGGCCCCATCGCGGTGGTCTCGCACGAGTCGGCCGCCGAACTGCACCGCATCGGCGATCTCGACAGCCCCCATATCTGCTTCACCGTGCCCAGTAGGCGTCAAACCCGCCAACCCGAGGTGATTTTCCGTATCGCCGAGCTCGACGATGCGGATTGGACCGTCGTAGATGGTCTGCCGGTGACCACCGCCGTGCGCACGTTGATCGATCTGGCCCGGGCCGGGCACGAACCAGAACATCTCACCGACGTGATCGGTGACATCTTCCGACGGCGCACGGCCACCCACACCGAGATCACCGACGCGCTGGTCGATATTGCCGAGATCCTCGCCATCACCCCGGCCACCGCAGAGGGTGCCCAGGCCTGGTTGGAAGAGCGGTTTCCCACCCCGGCCCCGTCACCGCAGTCGGCGAGAATTCTGCAGGAGACCATGGCACACGCCCAAGCTTCCCTCCCGGAGCCGTCCCCCCAGCAGATGAGGATCATGCAGGAAAGTATGGAAAAAGTCCTTGCCCCCCTCCAGAAGCAACTGGGAAGCGTCCTTGATGCGATCACCGCCCATCCCGCTGTCCTGTGCTTGCTGGCCCAAGCGGCAGACGACGGTGCCAGCCGCCCGGCTCTTCGTCAGGTGGTGGACGCCGCCAAGGCCTACGATTCGGTCTTCGACGGCCTGCCCGCACATCTGTTCCCGAACGTCGACCGCCAGGACCCCCTGGGCGGGGAAAGCAATCAGGACGAGGATGCTGATGAGTAA
- a CDS encoding nucleotidyl transferase AbiEii/AbiGii toxin family protein: MNRDHGWVLKGGTNLYCRIPGARHTRDLDLYRQDDPTSYRQAADDLVETMHGTGIGPYRFTVTAPKDETVSGVIESMNLTVEVFHGVSLILVFGIDVSGDLQVPTVTDTLTVERSDRIDLEFVGREYTIRSYPIENQIADKVAAMYELHGHSKQPSTRYRDLYDIALIALELGVDAADLANALRTQEQVRSLTLPQELRLPSSTWVDGYANLIKNVPNPREEITEVNEALRIAGALVNPVFAASENTVTGTWSPSTGRWWFAPDVIEGRK, from the coding sequence ATGAACCGCGACCACGGATGGGTGCTTAAAGGCGGAACGAACCTGTACTGCCGGATTCCCGGTGCCCGGCACACCCGGGACCTTGACCTGTACCGGCAGGACGATCCCACCTCCTACCGCCAGGCCGCCGACGACCTAGTCGAGACCATGCACGGGACTGGCATCGGCCCGTACCGCTTTACCGTCACCGCGCCGAAAGACGAGACGGTCAGCGGGGTCATTGAGAGCATGAACCTCACCGTCGAGGTCTTCCACGGCGTCAGCCTGATCCTGGTGTTTGGCATTGACGTCAGCGGAGATCTGCAGGTGCCGACGGTGACAGACACGCTGACCGTCGAGCGATCCGACCGTATTGATCTGGAGTTTGTAGGCCGGGAGTACACCATCCGGTCCTACCCGATCGAAAATCAGATCGCCGACAAGGTCGCCGCGATGTATGAGCTCCACGGGCATAGCAAACAACCGTCGACCCGCTACCGCGATCTCTACGACATCGCCCTGATTGCTCTAGAACTGGGCGTCGATGCCGCCGACCTGGCAAACGCACTGCGCACTCAAGAACAGGTCCGTAGTCTTACCTTGCCGCAGGAGCTCCGGTTGCCCAGCTCGACGTGGGTGGACGGGTACGCCAACCTGATCAAGAATGTGCCGAATCCGCGTGAAGAGATCACGGAGGTCAACGAGGCGCTGCGCATCGCCGGCGCACTGGTCAACCCCGTCTTCGCAGCATCAGAGAACACC